CTACTCTTCCTCTTTTAGGAAAATGATTTTGAGAATCCTCATGAGCtgataatgatttatttcttcttctcttttttagGGGATAgacttttagattttttattcgtaatacttttttgagattgatttgagctattttttaattctattgaAGATTTTGAAGGCAAATCATCCGCATCACAAGTAGATTCTTGAGTTAAATTATCCGAACTTTGGTATTTAGTACCATTAGATGAGCTGTTAAAGATATGATACTCCTTGGAGTTGATAGAGGTAATTTGCGTATTTTTAGGAGATAATCTTGTATCGTTTAAAGACTTCTTATTGTCATCTTCCTcatgcatttttgcatttttagaATAACTACGAGAAGACGTCCTCTTCatcgtttttttaattgaatttgtaataGGTGATGATTGATCTTGAACATGACTAACTCTACTTTTCCTTCttgaagataaattattcatatcacCCCAATATTTTCCACACAGACCTGTATCTTTGACACCAGTAACAACAACTGCATATTCAGCATCCCCATCCTTGATGATAGGAGGTATATATCCTGGTTTAAATTTATCGGGATCAAATTTTGGAAGGGGCAAATTATGATTCGGTAGTGTTTTTTTGGGTTTGGTTTTCGATTTTGAACTGGAAACAGGAGTATAGAtttcttttgtttcatttttttcgggagaaagaatcaataattcatcCTCCGCCTCTTTATCGTCGTTTGGATCCTGTGGAACTATTTTGTCAGAGTGACTTTCTTGCCTAATCGAATGATCCTCAGTACTT
The sequence above is drawn from the Lepeophtheirus salmonis chromosome 5, UVic_Lsal_1.4, whole genome shotgun sequence genome and encodes:
- the LOC121117784 gene encoding uncharacterized protein, giving the protein MERICQFHIRGRCNRSNCEFKHSSLPNSGNSVPKANANRPCKFFESSGFCRMGENCRFLHEKSLNLPKRRPMLDSDEEILKGPDSDDDDSVVSGFTEHMAVLAREPEFDFSDREEDYESGGALKESQPLHNPDANINKEHDPFKDKCNNSGETITLGDDSSTILKENTCVEDQKTTSTLSKSTHDQSPYVEKEISVEDHNEKDQVCRSSSTEDHSIRQESHSDKIVPQDPNDDKEAEDELLILSPEKNETKEIYTPVSSSKSKTKPKKTLPNHNLPLPKFDPDKFKPGYIPPIIKDGDAEYAVVVTGVKDTGLCGKYWGDMNNLSSRRKSRVSHVQDQSSPITNSIKKTMKRTSSRSYSKNAKMHEEDDNKKSLNDTRLSPKNTQITSINSKEYHIFNSSSNGTKYQSSDNLTQESTCDADDLPSKSSIELKNSSNQSQKSITNKKSKSLSPKKEKKK